tggcaaatgttattcccttgttcaagaaagcgaatagggataaccctaggaattatagaccagtcagtcttacgtcggtagtgggcaaattattggagaggattctgagagacaggatttatgattatttggaaaagcatagtttgattagagacagcatagctttgtgaggggcaggtcatgcctcacaagccttactgaattctttgaagatgtgacaaaacacattgatgaaggaagagcagtggatgtagtgtatatagattttagcaaggcgtttgataaggttccccatggtagcctcattcagaaagtaaggaggcatgggatacagggaaatttggctgcctggatacagaattggctggcccatggaagacagagggtggtagtagatggaaagtattcagcctggagctcggtgaccagtggtgttccgcagggatctgttctgggacctctgctctttgtgatttttataaatgacttggatgaggaagtggaaggttgggttagtaagtttgccgatgacacaaaggttgctggagttgtggatagtgtggagggctgttgtaggttgcaacgggacattgacaggatgcagagctgggctgagaagtggcagatggagttcaacctggaaaagtgtgaagtgattcattttggaaggtcgaatttgaatgcagaatacaggcttaaagacaggattcttggcagtgtgtaggaacagagggatcttggggtccacgtacatagatccctcaaagttgccacccaagttgatagggttgttaagaaggcgtatgggggttttagaattagaatttgaatattccagcgcagtacaggcccttcggccctcgatgttgcgccgacctgtgaaaccatctgacctacactattccattttcatccatatgtctatccaatgaccacttaaatgcccttaaagttagcgagtctactactgggggtgttggctttcattaacagggggattgagtttaagagccgcgaggctatgctgcagctctataaagccctggttagaccacacttggaatattgtgttcagttctagtcgcctcattataggaaggatgtggaagctttagagagggtgcagaggagatttaccaggattctgcctggactggagggcatgtcttacaaagaaaggttgagggagctagggcttttctcattggagcgaagaaggatgagaggtgacttgatagaggggtacaagatgatgagaggcatagatagagtggatagccagagactttttcccagggtggaaagggctatcaccaggggcataattttaagatgattggaggaaggtttcggggagatgtcagaggtaggttctttacacagagagtggtgagtgcgtggaatgcactgccagcggtggtagtagaagcagatacattagggacaattAAGCGActattggataggtacatggatgatagtagtatgaatggtatgtaggtagtttgattctagagtaggttaaaggtttggcacaacatcgtgggccgaagggcctgtactgttctatgttctgttatGCATACACACAACTCGACTTCTTTAAATACCAGTTTCCTATGCCTATTGTTCCTGTGCAAGTCTACAGTTTGCACAGCTACACTTTGATCAGGGTAATTATTTGCACAAGGCTTCTGCCTCAAAAGTCAGTAATTGGCTGAGAGATAATTCGGGATATTCTGGGCCTATGCACGGTGTAAATGCAGGCTTTTCCTTAATCAAACATCTCTAACCCTCTCAAAGTGGCCGAGTTCCTGCATTCGGCCTTTGGTGCATTTTGCCACATGAAGGATGTTCCACGAATAGGTTCTTTACTGGTGGGAGGGAGCAGTGCCATGATCTGTGGAAAAGGTGGCTTCAGAAACACACACCTTTAAGAAGCTGACCTTAAGCCAATTATTCTCTGCCGATTTTAACGAAGAGTGACTTCCCCTTTAATTGTGCGTGCGCATGCGCACTATGTTGGGACGGGCTCGGAGCAGCAGAGAAATCAGTCCGATGGGGTGGACATTTCCAAATTAAATGAAGCTCGTGGCGATCAGTTTAAAACCGGTCGCCCGGACGttaggttttattttaaacacagcgGTGCCCCTGACGCGGTGCCGGCCTCAATGTGTCCCCCTCACTCCCAGATCGTGAGTGGGATGCTGGGCGGCGGAATATTCCTTGTGGCTCCGAGTATCGGGCGGGGTGGTGAGGCGGTGACACAGCAGACATGGCGGCGCTGTGGCGGAGGTTCCGCTCTTCGGCTCCCGGAGCCGGGCGCACCGCGCTTTGGAGCCGATTCCGAAACAGCAAACTGGGTAAGAGTCCGGGCCCCCGCATCGTTCGGCGAACCGCTCGCAACTCGCGGGGATTCACTGCCCGTCACCCGCCCCTTTCCCAATGTACAGCGCAGAAACAGCCATTCGGCCCAGCCAGTCTATGCTGGCGTTAACGCTCCACTCGAGCCCCCTGCCATCGTCTAAATTTATCATTGTAaccttctgtccctttctccctcatatacttttcTAGCTTCCAATTAAAAGAATCTGTACTGTTCGCTTCATCTACTCCctctggtagtgagttccacattctcaccactctctgggataAGAAGTTTCTTCGGAATTCCCTATTGCATTCCTAGGTGACTGTCTTATAGTTCTGGTCTCTAGTTTTGCTTTTCCCTACAAGAGTATCCAGTCttctacaagtggaaacattttgtatccactctatcaaaaccttacaTAATTTTAAAATCTGTATGTCAGTCTCTTTTTTGCCAGAGAAAAAGACCccaacctgttcatcctttcctcattagtataaccttgcagttctggtaccatccttgtaaaaaAATTTTGCGTACCCACCAGTGTCTCCATATCTttttcagcattttatgtttttattcagTACTTGCCTTTTATTGGTCTGACCAAAGTTTGATACAAGTTGAGCATAACTTCtccacttttcaattctatccctctagaaatgaacctgtgcttggtttgcttttttatggccttattgacCTGCGTTGCACTTTTTGTAATTTGTGCatttgtattcccagatccctttgctcctctaccctatTTAGATTCTTCTCCAAGTAATGTGGGACTTCTGTTTTTCATACCAAAATGTAATGCCCCACATTTTTCTATGTTGAAATTCATCTGTCAATTATATGCTTATTCTTCAAGTTTATTAATACTTTCTTGTAATTTGTTGTAATTCTTCTCAGTGTTGACTAtccctcccaatttggtgtcatctgtaaatttagaaaTTGCTTTTGATTCCAAAGTTTAAATTGTTAGTATAAATTGTGAACaggaacagtgatcccagcactgatccttctggGACCCCATTTGAATAGTTAATCTTACCCAACTCTCTGCGATCCATTCTGCTAATTGTCCCCTGAGTCTGTATTCGtttattatgtggtaccttatcagctTTTTGGAGatctagatatattacatctacagcATTACCCTTGTCTTCGCTCTCTGTTAACTCTTCATAGAAGTCATTGTAATTTTATAAAAGTtacataatttttaaaaagtactaAATATACCCATGAACTTAGTGTTGTAAATGCCATCAAGATTTTTACTAAAGAAAAACTGTAGAACTGTTTTCTCACTGTCTAACATATAACCAATGACTACAAACAAGACAATCAAATTATTCAAAACAGTATTTTCTAGCGCTCTCACTGACCGTCTTGCCAGATGattcttcccacctccccccttccctctttgCCCTCTTCTCCCTccattctcccccaccccccattttccaacctctccctccccccaccatcctgTAAAGACAGTTAGTGTTTACCAGTTCTATTGTACACAATTTCATGAATGTTAAAAGTTCAGGATGTCTGTGGATGAATTGGGACAAGAATCAAAGCTTCCGTTTCAAATGTTATTTTATCCCCTTGTAGGTTTATGGACACGAAGCCTTCTTAATGATTACAAAGAGGCCTGTAAAGAGATTGTTGTAGGGGCCAGAGATCACCCGGGAAAAGCAACCTTTTACTGCACACTCCTTGCAGGGGCGTGTGTTTGCGGATATAAAAACCCATGTGACAAATCCTTTCAAGCCACTCTGTTGGAGTCATCCAACCAGCTCTTAATCCTGTCTCCTTGGGTCAGGAATGGCCGGTCAGACCGACACATCCAGAATCTGGTGACAGTCAAAAACCAGGGCCGACTCCGACACCAGAACCTGCTCCTCTTCTCTCTGGTGTACACAGCTCCCTACGACGCAAAGACCAGTATATACGACGCACAGTGTGAGTATTTGAAGCCACGGTGGTCAGATTTTCCAGACAGGGTTTTAGACATTGGGTTTTTTGGCAAATGGTGGATCCTTAGTTCAAAAATGAGAGACTGGGACATTAACGATGATGAGTTTGCTTACTTGCCCGCTGAGCTGCAAACAGTCACACCACAGAACCTCCACTCGGCTGAGAACGAAAGACTATTTGAATTAAAGTTCCAGCCCGTCATTCTTGAAGAAGAACACTCACAAGAGGGGGGAGGCGGCTGATGGACACTGCACACTCTGCCGCACTACACTTAAAATTGCTGAGGGTGGCAACCCAGCATCATCACCTCGCAGCTTTCACCCCTCTGGCTGGTTCAAAGCTTTACTTATCCTTTGCCATGTTATTGTAAAGATGTACGAAAACCTAAATAAATAGTCCCAAAAATAAAGATGTCCTGATGTTTTGATGTGCCAGGATACAGTGCCCTGTGTGAGCCCATTAACCAGTGATGCATTGTATTCATACAAAGTTGCAAGCAGGGCATGGGCTTTCCCTTGTAATTTCCGTACACTGAGATAGACCTTTGTGGCTTCTCCTCAAAGGTAAGAATATAGAACAAATCATCCCATTGGCACTCCATGCAGCCTCCCCTACCACGTTACCATTTTATCTTTCATTTTCCCCCTTTACACAGACTATTCCTGGAATGCCATTGTGTGGGTGCTGGCAACTCTGTTACCTCGTCCAAGTGTAAGGTTTTGGAATATTAGTTGCCTATTCAACCACGGGGTGCATCGCAGCTGATCTCCATCCTAACCTCACACAATTTCCTCACTGCTTTGACCATCTAGCTACACTTACACAGGTCTGTCTGCCTCTTAATCAGGGCGTCAACATTgatttgatggggggggggggggggattgtgtTTTCAAAAGGTACAGTAAGGAAAATGGCCATGATTCTGTTTGAGAGGCTGTTGGCTAAGAACCTCTTGATGTCAGCCAGAAACTGAGTTTGAGCCCTGAGATTTCTAGTTTTGTGTTGTGTTCTGTctgataaagacttgcatttatatagcacctttcatgaccttaggacatcccgACGCACTTTACAACCTATGAAATACTTTTGCAGTGTAGAATGTAAAAAAAATtgcagcaatttgcacacagcaaactcttcCAAACACATTGAGATGATAATCTTAATGAGGGCGAACACCccagctcctcttcaaatagtgccatggcaatCTTTTACAGCAATCTAGAAAGGGcacacagggcctcagtttaatgtctcatctgtaaGCTGAGATCTCGgacagtacagctctccctcactactgcactggagaatCAGCCTAATTTTTGTACCtaagtcactggagtgggacttaaacccacaaccttctgactcatgcGAGAGTACTACCCATGAGCCATAGCTGGTAGGCAGAAAACTGTATTTAGAAGCTAAGCTTTTAGTCTCCGATTCTCCCTTTAATTATGCATTCTGCTGGTGTAGATTGAGTGGCATTAATAGAGAAGGTCATAGTTAACACCTTCCAGGAGGAAGCAGCAGCAGGGAGATTTTTCAGTTGATGTAATTGTGATCCTAATTTTAATATGGCATTATATTATCTTCCAAAGAATAAATTGCCCCCATGATCATCTAATCTCCCAGGGAAGTGGATTGTGGTGCTGTTCTGAACAATAACTCATTAACACAAGCTGTTTAACCCAACAAAACATTTGATTACCAAGTGATGCACTTTATGCCTTTTGATGCTGAGGCTTTGCCGTTCAGTATAAGGGACACTTGTCTCCTGGAAGTGGTGATACAGCACTCTGATGCATTCATGAGCTGTGCTGTAGAGTGACTAGAATGCTGTATTTCCCTGTCTGCTGAAGTGTCAGGCACAAGGATAAGTGTGCTTGTTGCTACCTGCAGTAAGAGGCAGATTAAATTGGAATTCATTAATGGCACACTCATGCCACCAAGTGGTGGTTTCAAGTAGTGATGATAGAAAACTGGAAACTTGATAGCATcataggacagtacagcacagaaggagtccattgagTCTGTCGgcactttcaaagagcaatccagttagtcctactCCCTCACTCTTTTCCCACATCCTTGCAATTTCATTTGAAAGCTATTAATGAATCTGTATccccatagaatatacagcacagaaacaagccattcggcccagttAATCCATCctgacatttatgctccactcaagcctcctcccttctttcctcatctaaatataTCATTGTAATCCTCTATTTTCTTCCCCCTCATACTCTTGACTCTtctttcttctttgacctccttatctcgagagacaatgggtaagcgcctggaggtggtcagtggtgtgtggagcagcgcctggagtggctataaaggccaattctagagtgacagactcttccacaggtgctgcagaaaaatttgtttgtcggggctgttacacagttggctctccccttgcgcctttgtcttttttcctgccaactgttaagtctcttcgatttgccacactttagccccgcctttatggctgcccgccagctctggcgaacgctggcaactgcgtcccacgacttgtgatcaatgtcacaggacttcatgtcacgtttgcagatgtctttaaagcggagacaaggacggccagtgggtctgataccagtggcgagctcgctgtacaatgtgtctttggggatcctgccatcttccatgcggctcacatggccaagccatctcgcgcgccgctgactcagtagtgtgtataagctggggatgttggccgcctcgaggacttctgttttggagatacggtcctgccacctgatgccaaggattctccggaggcagcgaagatggaatgaattgaggcgtcgctcttggctgacatacgttgtccaggcctcactgccatagagcaaggtactgaggacacaggcttgatacactcggacttttgtgttccgtgtcagtgcgccattttcccacactctcttggccagtctggacatagcagtggtagccttttccatgcgcttgttgatttctgcatctagagacaggttactggtgatagttgagcctaggtaggtgtactcttgaaccacttccagagcgtggttgccaatattgatggatggagcatttctgacgtcctgccccatgatgttcgttttcttgaggctgatggttaggccaaattcattgctggCAGCCGcagacctgtcgatgagactctgcaggcactcttcagtgtgagatgttaaagcagcatcgtcagcaaagaggagttccctgatgactttccgtactttggacttcgcccttagacggacaaggt
This genomic window from Heterodontus francisci isolate sHetFra1 chromosome 43, sHetFra1.hap1, whole genome shotgun sequence contains:
- the timm29 gene encoding mitochondrial import inner membrane translocase subunit Tim29, with product MAALWRRFRSSAPGAGRTALWSRFRNSKLGLWTRSLLNDYKEACKEIVVGARDHPGKATFYCTLLAGACVCGYKNPCDKSFQATLLESSNQLLILSPWVRNGRSDRHIQNLVTVKNQGRLRHQNLLLFSLVYTAPYDAKTSIYDAQCEYLKPRWSDFPDRVLDIGFFGKWWILSSKMRDWDINDDEFAYLPAELQTVTPQNLHSAENERLFELKFQPVILEEEHSQEGGGG